The genome window GAGTTCGGCCAAAAAATAGTCAATAAACGCAATCCGACTTTCCATCGGTGAATAGCCATGCGAGACACACCTGATGACATGACGGCAACAATCGCCTGTCCAGCATGTGGATCCGAAAACGTCGAGACCCTCCCCGCGGCGAGTGCGGCCGCGGCCGACGAGTATCGCTGCCTCGATTGTGGGGCCGAGTTCGACGTCGGCGGTGATGAGCCACCATTTGCCGATTCTGACGACCCTCACGCGCCGTAGTAGGTCATCTGGGTCTCGGTACGGCTCGAATTCCTCGGCGACGCTACCGGTCAAAGCATTGAGAGACCGATCAGAAGGGAGGGGGAGAGGGGGACCATCCACGATTCACCGGAGATAGACTTCAGCACGGCGTTACAGTTGTCGGCTACTATAGCTCACACAGCACCCTCGCGGTCAGTCTCTTTGGGAGATGCTGGAAAATGGGCCGGTCGGTTTTGCCCCCCGGCCCGTGGTTCGCGTATGCTCCTACGCCCGGTGTCCCCGTGTTGACCGAACGTAGCACAGGCAAACACGCCTGCATTTCATACTACGGCGGGGATCCCTTTATTTGTTGTTACCATATACCACGCTATAGCACGCATCGAATGCAGCATAAACGCTCGCCGACAGGGGCGATCGAAATAAACGAATCCGTGATTTCAACAGGGTGTAGAGAAGCAGGTGTTTCTTTACAGGTCTCGCCAGCTTCTCCCTTCAACCACGTCGGTTCTCGTGGTGGATTTTGCACATTGGAGCCGATCGTGAGTGCTGTTCGGGTGACTCACTGATAGATTGGTTATAGTGAAAGGTGATCTCAGCTGGTCGACCAGAGTAGCACGGCGGTTCAATGCGCTCGTGACGCGAATCTTGCACATGGATACAGGTGATCGATGTGCAACGAGATACAATCGGTTCTATCGACGTGAAACCTCGTGTGGTTTTGCGCCGAAAGCATGAAACGAAATTACGCTCCTGTAGCCATCTCACTACTGGACTGTGAATTGCAATCCAAAGATAGGCCGATAAAATGGGGAGGAGCGAGTTAGTCGTCAGTTGAACCTGGCGAGTCGAAGTTATCGCCTGACCGATTGTTGGACTCTTCAGTAAGGTCGGATGTACTGTTTCGCGCGCTCCCAACCCAGTCCTCGATGTTCTCGGCGACGTAGTCCTTGCTGCCCCAGCCGACACCAATGCCAACTGCGAGCGCGAGCGCGACACCGAGCGCTCCGAAGAACGCCACGACCACTGTGTTAAACAGATTCAGCAGCACTGAAGTGTCGAAACCAGCAGTATCGAGTGCGAACACTACCACAATATAGTAGACGAACAGCTGCACCACCATCCCCGCGAGGTCGGTCACACGGGTAGCGTTGATGTTCGCCACGAAGTCACCGATGATATCAGCCACATAAATCCCTACTACGAGGATGAGCACTCCTGCAATGACAAGCGGTAGTTGGCCAACGAATACACTCAGCGGCTGTGAAAGAGCCTGAAACTGAAGCTGGTCTACGGCTGCGACCAACGCGAAGTAGTAGATCAGATATTCGATGACCATCGCTATTGCACTGCCAACACCGCCGACTGACCGCGCAACTGTGGCTAGCGGTGTGTCTCGAATGTATGTCTCAAGCCCGAATCCGTCGACGATATCTTCGATGATGCCGCTGACGAAGCGACCGATAGCGAACCCAACAATCAGGATGACCGCCGCCACAACGATCCGGAGGGCGGCAGCAGTAATTCCCGAAAGGACGTCTCCCGGAAGTGGGAGATCAACCTGTGCGAGCGCGAGCAGGAGGGCAAGGAAATAGATGACGTACTTTACGAGGTCGCCGACTGCTTGAGCGACGTCATTATCCATGTTCCCCTGTCGTTCGAGTGGGGTCCCTGCGGTGTACTTTGAGGGACGGATTCCTTCGATGGCACGTTTGACGATGCCGCCGACGATACGACCAATGATAATCCCGACAAGTAGGATGACGAGCGCAGCGACAACTGCGAGAACGGCTGGAACGATGTCTCCAATAACGCTCTCGAGGTATCCCGACGCTTGCATCGGTTGTAGCAGTGGTTCTGTCATGTGTTTACGTGGGGTCTGCATTTTTACCAACGGTACAAGCAGTACCCACTATTTCAAAATCCGGACATCACTTAATGCTTTATGAAATGCTCAGCATATGGGACAAATTATGAACTTATTTCACATATTCAAAGCGGCTCTGGAGGTCGTATCAGCACCGGATAGGATAAACACCAGACTCTATCAGTAGTCGAGTGTCTACCGACAGGGGTTCGCTGAATTTTTGCATCCATAGAAATTCTGCAACGGCTTCAGCACGCGCTTTTCTCGCACGCGGTTCGAAAAGAACGGCGACCGCCCCACCGTGCTCGCTGCGCCATCGCGCGAGCTCGTCGGTCGTGCTCACCGGACCGCTCGCTTCGCTCACTCTCCTGATGGTCGCCCGGCTGCGCTGCTGCGACGAGATCGCGCGTGCTCACTCCGCACGGTTCCGACCTACTGGCTCCGGCGTAGAATGCCGTCGCCACTGCGACAGCCCCGCTAAGGAGTCCCCCCCCTTCGGGCCGGCCAAAGCCCGACCGCGTACCCACCCTCCGCGCCCGCCCACCTCCACGGTCCTGCTCGCGCCCACAGGGCGCTGTGCGGGCTTTCGCAGGCAGAAGGGTCACCGAGAACGCCGACGGCAGCCCCTCATTGATGGTCCTGGCGTTCCTCGCGTTGAATGGCCGCTAGTTAGCTTCTCACCCGAAATGGCCGACCAAGCGCCGCATACCGGCTCCGAGGATGAACGCACCGATGCCGACACCGAGAAGCGCCGTCGCAACCCACAGATACCACGACCAACCCGTCACCGGCCATGAGGGGGACAGAACGGCGCGTATTCCGTGTGTGAGAACCATCGCACCGGCGATGACGACCGTGTTTAGGGTGCTCACGACCAACCCGCTGTTGAGATAGGCGTTCACCAGTGCTGCGACGACCCCGATGAGGACCGGCAGATAGACGAGCGGCCAGATGAAGGGCAGCGTTCCGGTCATCATCCCGCCGAGGAAGACGGCCGTGAGCACGAACATCGCCGCGGCGAACCCGATGAACTGTCGGGAGCGGTGCCGTTCCCTCCCGAACAGCACGGCAGACTGTGTTGCGCTCATGATAGCATCTTTTTCCCGTCCAGTAAGTATCTTTACCCGACCTGTTATGGGA of Halococcus salsus contains these proteins:
- a CDS encoding mechanosensitive ion channel family protein; translation: MTEPLLQPMQASGYLESVIGDIVPAVLAVVAALVILLVGIIIGRIVGGIVKRAIEGIRPSKYTAGTPLERQGNMDNDVAQAVGDLVKYVIYFLALLLALAQVDLPLPGDVLSGITAAALRIVVAAVILIVGFAIGRFVSGIIEDIVDGFGLETYIRDTPLATVARSVGGVGSAIAMVIEYLIYYFALVAAVDQLQFQALSQPLSVFVGQLPLVIAGVLILVVGIYVADIIGDFVANINATRVTDLAGMVVQLFVYYIVVVFALDTAGFDTSVLLNLFNTVVVAFFGALGVALALAVGIGVGWGSKDYVAENIEDWVGSARNSTSDLTEESNNRSGDNFDSPGSTDD